In Mesoplodon densirostris isolate mMesDen1 chromosome 5, mMesDen1 primary haplotype, whole genome shotgun sequence, a single window of DNA contains:
- the NKIRAS1 gene encoding NF-kappa-B inhibitor-interacting Ras-like protein 1 isoform X2, with amino-acid sequence MEDCETMEDVYMASVETDRGVKEQLHLYDTRGLQEGVELPKHYFSFADGFVLVYSVNNLESFQRVELLKKEIDKFKDKKEVAIVVLGNKTDLSEQRQVDAEVAQRWARSEKVHLWEVTVTDRKTLIEPFTLLARKLSQPPSKASFPLPGRRSKGNSSSEN; translated from the exons ATGGAGGACTGTGAAACAATGGAAGATGTGTATATGGCTTCAGTGGAAACAGATCGGGGAGTCAAGGAACAGTTACATCTTTACGACACCAGAGGCCTACAGGAAGGAGTGGAGCTGCCAAagcattatttttcatttgctgATGGCTTTGTTCTTGTGTACAGTGTGAATAACCTTGAATCCTTTCAAAGAGTGGAGcttctgaagaaagaaattgataAGTTCAAAGACAAAAAAGAG GTGGCCATTGTCGTGTTAGGAAACAAAACTGACCTTTCTGAGCAGAGACAAGTGGACGCCGAAGTGGCACAGCGGTGGGCCAGGAGCGAGAAGGTGCACCTGTGGGAGGTGACGGTCACAGACCGTAAGACCCTGATCGAGCCCTTCACCCTGCTAGCCCGCAAACTCTCCCAGCCCCCGAGCAAAGCgagcttccctctgcctgggaggaGAAGCAAAGGCAACTCCAGCTCTGAGAACTAA